A stretch of DNA from Methylogaea oryzae:
TGGCCATGATCATGCATTCTTCGATCAGCTTGTGGGCGTCGTTGCGAACGACGGGCACAATGCGCTCGATCTTGCGCTGCTCGCCGAAAACGATCTTCGTTTCCTGCGTCTCGAAGTCGATGGCGCCGCGCTGCTCCCTCCGCGCCCGCAGCGCCTGATACAGCGCGTGCAAGTCCTCCAAGTGCGGCAACAAATCGTAACGCTTCTGCCGCAACTCCGGATCGCCGTCGAGAATGGCCGCCACTTCGTTGTAAGTGAGACGGGCGTGGGACAACATGACCGCGTCGTAGAAGGTGGAAAAAGTCACCTCCCCATCCTCGTTCACCAGCATGTCGCACACCATGCACAGGCGATCCTCATGGGGATTGATGGAACACAGGCCGTTGGAAAGGATTTCCGGCAGCATCGGGATGACCCGTTCCGGGAAATACACGGAATTGCCGCGATTTTGCGCTTCCAGATCCAGGGCCGTGCCCGGCTTGACGTAATGGGACACATCGGCGATGGCCACCAGCAAGCGCCAACCGTTTTCCTGCCGCTCGCAGTAAACGGCGTCGTCGAAATCGCGCGCGTCCTCGCCGTCGATGGTCACCAAAGGCCAGGGCCGCAAATCTACTCGCCCTTGCTTCGCGGCCTCTTCCACCGTCGGGCTGAGTCCCGCGACTTCCTGCTCCACCTCCGCCGGCCACACATTGGGCAAGTCGTGGCTGCGGATGGCGATCTCGATTTCCAAACCGGGCGCCATATGCTCGCCCAACACCTCCAGCACTTGGCCGATAGGCTGATTGTGGCGACTGGGTTGCTCGACGATCTCGATCACCACGATCTGGCCCGGTTGGGCGCCGTTGAGGCGCTCCGCGGGCACCAAGATGTCGTGGGTAATGTGCTTGCTGTCCGGCACCACCGTGGCGATACCGCCTTCCATGAACAAACGCCCCACCACGCGGTGCGTGTTGCGCTCGAGCACCTCCACCACGCCGCCCTCGGGCCGTCCGCGACGGTCCACGCCGCGGATACTGGCCATCACGCGGTCGTCGTGCATCAGCACACGCATTTCGCGCGGAGAAAGGAACAAGTCTTCGCTGCCGTCGTCGGGCCGCAAAAAGCCGAAACCGTCCGGGTGGCCGATGACCCGGCCAACCACCAAGTTGCTTTGATCGACCACGCAGTACAGATCGCGGCGGTTTTTCAGCAATTGGCCGTCGCGCTCCATGGCGTTGACGCGGCGCTGCAAGGAGACCAAATCTTCCTCGTCCGTTACGCCCAGTTTTTCAGCCAGCTCGCCGAAGGCCGCGGGCGCGCCGCCCTCCTCCAGCACTTGCAGGATCAACTCGCGGCTGGGAATGGGCTTCGCGTATTTTTGCGCTTCGCGTTCCGCGTACGGATCTTGATAGGGGAAGCTGTTGGCGGTCTCGTCTACAGACGCATTCATCGTATAGGGGTTCCTTCGTTTGATTTTCAGGCGTAATTGTATAGAACAGTGGCCGCTAGCGATAATCTAGCGAAAAGGGTGTTGACAGGTTAGCGGTCGATATATAAACTTATGTCTTCTTCAGCGGCGCCGCATAAGCCCGCGGGGAAACTTGCCGAGGTGGCGGAACTGGTAGACGCGCTAGTTTCAGGTACTAGTGGGGGAAACTTCGTGGAGGTTCAAGTCCTCTCCTCGGCACCATATTTCAATCCGGTTCAAACCGGGTTCTTTAAAAGCCGCGCTTAGCGCGGCTTTTTTCGTTTCCGTCTCCGGAAAAGTCCTTTTTCACCGCCCGCCGCGCAGGCTGAGACAAGCAGCTTCCGCCCGTCCCTGCCCGCGCAGCGCGGTTTTCCAGTGGCCGATCAGTTCCCGAACGGATCGCGCAGAACGATGGTTTCGGCCCGATCCGGGCCGGTGGAGAGAATATCCACCGGCACGCCGACCACTTCCTCGATGCGGCGGATATAGGCTTTGGCGTTCTCCGGAAGCTGGGCGTAATCGGTCACGCCCGCCGTCGACTGCGTCCAGCCGGGCATTTCCTCGATCACCGGTTCGCACTTGGCATAGGTTTCCGCCCCCACCGGCGCGGTCGTAACCTCCTTGCCGTCGATGCGATACGCCACGCAGATGCCGATCTTCTCCATACCGTCGAGCACGTCCAGCTTGGTCAGGCACATGCCGGTCAGGCTGTTGAGCTTGGCGGATTTACGCATGGATACGGCGTCGAACCAGCCACAACGACGGCGGCGGCCGGTGGTGGCGCCGTATTCATGGCCCTTGGCGGTGAGGTGCTCGCCCACCTCGCAGAACAGTTCCGTCGGGAACGGCCCGTTGCCCACGCGAGTGGAGTAGGCCTTGGTGATGCCCAGCACGTAATCAAACTCCAACGGCCCCAGGCCGGTGCCGCTGGCCGCGCCGCCCGCCGTGGTATTGGACGAGGTCACATAAGGGTAGGTGCCGTGGTCGATATCCAACAACGCGCCCTGCGCGCCTTCGAACAGCAGCCGCGACTTGCGTTCGGCATAGCCGTGCAGCAGGTCGGCCACGTCCGCCAGCATGGGCTTGACCTGTTCGCCCAGCGCGAGGGTTTCTTCCAAGGTTTTGGCGTAGTCCACCGCCGGCTCCTTGAAATACTCGGTGAGCATGAAATTGTGGGTTTCCAGCAGCTCCCGCAGGCGTTCGGCGAAATAGTCCGGCGTCAGCAAGTCGCCCACGCGCAGGCCGCGGCGCGCGACCTTGTCTTCGTATGCCGGTCCGATGCCGCGCCCCGTGGTGCCGATAGCCTTGGCGCCGCGGGCTTTCTCCCGAGCCAAGTCCAACGCCACGTGCACCGGCAGGATCAGCGGGCAGGCCAAGCTGATTTTCAGGCGCTGACGCACCGGCACGCCGGCCTGCTCCAAAATCTCGATTTCCTTGAACAGCGCTTCCAGCGACAACACCACGCCGTTGCCGATAAGACAGGACACGCCTTCGCGCAACACGCCGGAAGGAATCAGGTGCAACACCGTTTTTTCGCCGTCGATCACCAAGGTGTGGCCGGCATTGTGCCCGCCCTGAAAACGCACCACGGCATCGGCCCGCTCCGTCAGCAGGTCGACCAGCTTACCTTTACCCTCGTCACCCCATTGGGTGCCGATCACAATTACGTTATTGGCCATATCGTCTCTTCTTGATTTACCGGGCAACGGGTGTTGCAACCCAACCCGCCGCCGTTTTTTCCAAGCGCAGACCGCAACCCATGGCGGCCGCATCGCCCACTTGCCCGGGCAAAGCTTCGATTACCGTTTTGCCTTCGGCGCGCAAATCCCGAATGGCGTCCCACAAACCCGGATCGTCGCCCGCGGGCGCGAAAATCGCCCCCCGATCCGACTCCGGCGCACTGGGAGCCCCCAGCCGCGCCAGCACTTTCAGGTCGGCGCTAAAGCCGGTGGCCGGGCGCGCCCGGCCGAATATCTTGCCGATTTCGTCATAACGGCCGCCGCGCGCCACCTCCTTGCCGCAGCCCGGAACAAAGGCGGCGAAGACCATGCCGGTCTGGTAGTGGTAACCGCGCAACTCGGCCAGATCCACGTATATGGGCAGGGACGGAAAACGCTGGCGCAACTGGTTCCAGACCGTTTCCAACTCGGCCAGGGCGTCCGCCACCACCGCGCCGGCGCCGGCCAACACAGCTCGCGCACGCGGCAACAACTCCGCGCCGCCGTTCAAATCCGGCAATTGCAAAAACATGTCCCGCAACTGGCCTTGTACGCCATAAACGTCCAGCAATTCGCGCAGCTCGACCTGGGCCTTGCGCTGCAGTACGTCGAACAGGGCAGCCTCTTGATCGCCGTCCAAACCGGCTTGGCGCACCAATTCCCGATAAATCGCCACGTTCCCCAAGTCCAGGTGCACATCGAGCACTCCCGACTGAGCCAGCAACTCCAGCATCAAGCGGATGATTTCCAAATCGCTGGCCGCTCCCCGATGGCCGTACAATTCGGCGCCGACTTGAATGGGGCTGCGCGATTTCTCCAGATGGTCGCCCACGGTATGCAGCACCGTGCCGATGTAACACAGCCGGGTCGGCTCCTCGCGTTTGAGATGATGGGCGTCCAAACGGGCCACCTGGGGCGTCATGTCGGCGCGGATGCCCAACATTCGTCCGCTCAACTGGTCGGTGAGCTTGAAAGTCTGCAGATCCAGCTCGCGACCGGTACCGGTGAGCAGGGACTCCACGTAATCGATGAACGGCGGAATAACCAACTGGTATCCCCACACGTCGAACAGATCGAGCAAGCGCCGCCGCAAGCGCTCCAGATTCCGCGCTTCTTGCGGCAGCACCTCTTCGACGCCTTCCGGCAAGAGCCAGCGGTCACGTTGGGCCGTATCCATGAGTGTCATTGAAACGTATTAAGAAGGAAAATGAGAAAACCGGTATCAAAGCCAGGGGGCGCCCACCTGGGTGCCCCCTGTTCATCCTCGCCCCGCCGACGGACGGGGCGAAGCCTGGCTAAGCGATCAAGGCTGATCCGGCCTTAGCCGAAAGCGCGAAACGGCAAGAAGCCTATTTTTCCTTTTCCTTCTTGAAGTAGCGGAAG
This window harbors:
- a CDS encoding ATP phosphoribosyltransferase regulatory subunit, coding for MDTAQRDRWLLPEGVEEVLPQEARNLERLRRRLLDLFDVWGYQLVIPPFIDYVESLLTGTGRELDLQTFKLTDQLSGRMLGIRADMTPQVARLDAHHLKREEPTRLCYIGTVLHTVGDHLEKSRSPIQVGAELYGHRGAASDLEIIRLMLELLAQSGVLDVHLDLGNVAIYRELVRQAGLDGDQEAALFDVLQRKAQVELRELLDVYGVQGQLRDMFLQLPDLNGGAELLPRARAVLAGAGAVVADALAELETVWNQLRQRFPSLPIYVDLAELRGYHYQTGMVFAAFVPGCGKEVARGGRYDEIGKIFGRARPATGFSADLKVLARLGAPSAPESDRGAIFAPAGDDPGLWDAIRDLRAEGKTVIEALPGQVGDAAAMGCGLRLEKTAAGWVATPVAR
- the rnr gene encoding ribonuclease R is translated as MNASVDETANSFPYQDPYAEREAQKYAKPIPSRELILQVLEEGGAPAAFGELAEKLGVTDEEDLVSLQRRVNAMERDGQLLKNRRDLYCVVDQSNLVVGRVIGHPDGFGFLRPDDGSEDLFLSPREMRVLMHDDRVMASIRGVDRRGRPEGGVVEVLERNTHRVVGRLFMEGGIATVVPDSKHITHDILVPAERLNGAQPGQIVVIEIVEQPSRHNQPIGQVLEVLGEHMAPGLEIEIAIRSHDLPNVWPAEVEQEVAGLSPTVEEAAKQGRVDLRPWPLVTIDGEDARDFDDAVYCERQENGWRLLVAIADVSHYVKPGTALDLEAQNRGNSVYFPERVIPMLPEILSNGLCSINPHEDRLCMVCDMLVNEDGEVTFSTFYDAVMLSHARLTYNEVAAILDGDPELRQKRYDLLPHLEDLHALYQALRARREQRGAIDFETQETKIVFGEQRKIERIVPVVRNDAHKLIEECMIMANMAAAEFLKRYQMPHILRVHEGPSPTKIGDLRSFLGEVGLQLLGGDEPEPRHYVQMINQIKGRPDEHLIQTVLLRSLSQAVYSPEEKGHFGLALESYTHFTSPIRRYPDLLVHRAIRHVLQGRKPEEFVYSKNDMVLMGEQCSSTERRADEATRDVVSWLKCEYMQSKLGETFEGVISAVTPFGLFIELKDIYVEGLVHISTLGSDYFHFDPVGRRLQGERSGLSYRLGDTVSVIVARVDLDEKKVDFEMVQVKPQKAAAGEGRRSAGAGKPRRRRGGKR
- a CDS encoding adenylosuccinate synthase, whose amino-acid sequence is MANNVIVIGTQWGDEGKGKLVDLLTERADAVVRFQGGHNAGHTLVIDGEKTVLHLIPSGVLREGVSCLIGNGVVLSLEALFKEIEILEQAGVPVRQRLKISLACPLILPVHVALDLAREKARGAKAIGTTGRGIGPAYEDKVARRGLRVGDLLTPDYFAERLRELLETHNFMLTEYFKEPAVDYAKTLEETLALGEQVKPMLADVADLLHGYAERKSRLLFEGAQGALLDIDHGTYPYVTSSNTTAGGAASGTGLGPLEFDYVLGITKAYSTRVGNGPFPTELFCEVGEHLTAKGHEYGATTGRRRRCGWFDAVSMRKSAKLNSLTGMCLTKLDVLDGMEKIGICVAYRIDGKEVTTAPVGAETYAKCEPVIEEMPGWTQSTAGVTDYAQLPENAKAYIRRIEEVVGVPVDILSTGPDRAETIVLRDPFGN